GTGCCAGAGGCATATTTCAACAACGATGGAAGAGAGTCCGACAAATGGCTGCTAAAACCGCTGCTAAAACTGCCGCTAAAGCTCCTGCGAAAGCTGCTAAAGCCCCTGCAAAGGCACCTGCTGCTGCCGCTGCGAAATCCGCTACGGCAAAAACAACTGCTCCGACCGTGACGCTGAAACAAATCGGCGCCGAACTGGCCGAAAAGCACGAAATGACCAAGAAGCAAGTAAACTTGCTGATGGACGATCTGGTAGCCCTGCTGGTGAAAAACCTGAAAAAAGGCAACCGCGTTCGTATGGCTGGTCTGGGCATTCTGCAAGTTCGCAAACGCGCAGCTCGCATGGGTCGTAACCCGGCCACCGGCGAAACCATCAAAATCCCGGCGAAAAAGAAAATTGCTTTCCGCGCTGCTAAAGAACTGAAAGAAGCCGTAGGCAAATAAGTTTTGAACTGGCTTTAAAGCCGGTTTAAATCGCAAAGCCCGTTCCGGACCTGTTCGGAACGGGCTTTTGTATGCGTGGATAACGCGCTGAAAATAAACATTTTTATTTGTTTCCTTGCGCATTTAAGGCTTTTATGGCCTACAGGCTTATACTTTTTATAGAAGCATAACGTTTCATATTTTTTTGGTGTTTCGGTGCAAGGTCTTTTGAACACAGACATGCTGACAATTGGGCGGATCTGCCTTTTGGCGCTGACCTATTATGTGGTGGGGCGCCTGGGGCTGTTGCTGGCCGTTCCGCCGGGTTATGCGACGGTGTTCTGGCCCGCATCGGGCATTGCGCTGGCGGTGGTGTATCGCTATGGGTTCGCCATGGCGCCCGGTGTTTTTCTTGGTGCGGCCATTCTCAATCTTTCCATCTGGATTCCACAAACGCCGGATGAACAATTTTCGCGATTGCTGACTAATTCACTGTCGATCGGTTTCGGATCGATGCTGCAGGCCATGGTGGGGGCGTTCATTCTCTACCGCGCGATTGGCGAACGCAGCCGTCTGGAACAGCTCAGCCACATTGTAAAATTCGTCGCTTATGCGGGTGTTCTTGTTTGTTTTGTATCGTCGACATGGTGTGTCGGTACGTTTTATCTGACCGGAACCGTCGCATTACAAAACGCTCCGTTCGTTTGGTGGACATGGTATGCCGGCGACTTGCTGGGCATGATTGTTTTTGCCCCTATCGTCACCTTAATGCTGGCCCCAAATACGGAAGTCCGCCGCAAGGTTTTCGTGGGCGTGCCCATGCTGTTGTTGTTTACAATGGTCATGATGTTTTTCGTCGGCGTACGCAACTGGGATGATAAGCGCACTCAGGCCGAATTTCACCATGATGCCCAGTTGATCAAAACGGATCTGGAAACCCAGATCCATGATTACATGCAGGAGCTGCAGGCTCTACAAAGTTTCTTTAATGCATCCGATGCCGTTGATCGGCGAGAATTTGAAGTTTTCACCTATAATGCCTTTAAGCGCAATCCTGGTATATTGGCGATGGATTGGATGCCACGGGTTTTGGACTCCGAACGCGCGGAATTTGAATCTTTACGCCAGAAGGAATATCCGGGCTTCCATATCAAGGCTCCTGTCGGTCCCGATTTGTGGGAGCGATCACCGCGACGCGATGAATATTATCCGATTGAATTTATCGAGCCAGACTCCTTTAACCGCTATATCGGCTATGATTTAAGTGCGAATGAGGGACGGTACGCGGCCTTTATCCGCGCAAGGGACAGTGGCGAGGCTGTCATTACGTCCCGCATCAAGTTGTTGCCAGATGAAGAATCTGACCAATATGGGTTCCTTCTGGTTCTTCCTGTGTATGAACGGGGGGCGGTGGTCACGAACGTCGTGCAGCGCCGTGATGCTTTAATGGGGTTTGTTGCTGGCGGATACCGGTTTTCCGACACCATGGCCCCTGTTTTTAACCCTTGGGAAAAGCAGGGTGTCGAAGTTCATTTGGTCACCCGTGAGTCGGATATTGAGGAAAGCCTCTATATTTCCTACGACCCGCGCGATTATGGCCCGACGGGCAGTGACCGCGTGGCCTATGAAACCGAAATTCCATTGGATGTTTTCGGAAAACGCTGGGTGTTAAAGGTCTATAAATCGCAAAACTATGTCATGGCCCATGTGAACTGGGCGATCTGGATTGCGCTGGCTGTTGGGATCTTCTTTTCGGCCCTGTGTGGCGTTTTTCTGCTGTTTATTACGGGTTACGCTTCGGGGATTGAGAAAATTGTGACCCGACGCACCGAAGAATTGCGCATGCAGCGGCAGTTCCTGGAGCTGGCCATGGCCGCGACACAGGACGGCGTGTGGGACTGGGATGAAACCCAACGGACCTTGTGGCTGTCCCCCCGCTGGAAAGCGATGCTGGGCTATCGCGACGATGAAATTGAAAACTCCATGAAGGGGGCAGAAAGCGTTATTCATCCAGAAGATTTGTATGAATGGCGTAAACGTATGGCCGACTACATCACGGGTCGGACATCTGAATTTGTAGGAATTTTCCGCTTCTTCCACAAAAGCGGCCATATTCAATACGTGCTGAGCAGGGCCATCGCTGAACGGGATACAACAGGGCATGTGATCCGTATTGTGGGTGCCCACACCGATGTGACGGAAATTGAACAGGCCAACCGTAACTTGAAAAAAGCGCGGGACGAAGCCGACAGCGCCAACCGGGCGAAGAGCGATTTCCTGGCGAATATGAGCCACGAAATTCGTACGCCGATGAATGGTATTATCGGTATGACGCACCTGTTGCTGGAAACAAAACTGGATTCGCGCCAGCGCCATTATGCACAGACCGTGGGGCAATCGGCGGAATCTCTGCTGCAGATTATCAACGATATTCTCGATTTTTCGAAAATTGAGGCTGGCAAGATGGAATTGGAAAACATTCCATTCGATTTCCAGCTCCTGTGCGAAGATGTAGCGGAAATGATGTTTGTCCGGACACAGGAGAAGGGGATCGAATTCCTTCTGTCCTGGGATCCGGATTGTCCGCAATTTATGTTTGGCGATCCGGTGCGTATTCGCCAGATTTTGTTCAATCTGTGTGGCAATGCCATTAAATTTACAGACGAAGGCTATGTGCTTGTAAAGGTCAAGCATCTGGGCACGCGTGATGGTCATACAGATTTGCGGATTTCTGTGGTCGATACCGGTATTGGTATTGCGAAGGAAAAACAGGCCTTGGTTTTCAACAAGTTTGATCAGGCCGATGGATCAACAACGCGCCGTTATGGTGGTACGGGGCTGGGCCTGACGATCAGCAAGCAATTGGCCGAATTGATGGGCGGGCATATTTCCCTGACCAGCGAACCTGGTGTGGGATCGACGTTTTCCATCCACTTGACCCTGTCGGTGGCACCGCGCCCGAAATCCTATGTCCGTGCACCGGAATTGGATGATTTTGACGGGACGGGCATTCGTGCGCTGATCATTGATGACAATATTATGTCGTGTGAAATCTTCGACACTTATTTGTCCTCCATCGGCATGAATGTTGAAACGGAAAGCAATCCCTATAACGTTCTCAGCAAAATGGAACGGGCGGTGGACGAGGGGCGTCCTTATGGCGTTCTGATTGTTGATTATGCGATGCCGGGCATGGATGGCATTTCACTGTGCTCACTGATTGCGCAGAACAAAAAAATTCAGGGCGCAATCGCGATTATGGCGACATCGCAGCCAGGCCGTACGGATGTCGAACGTATGCAGCGGGCTGGGATTAAGGGATATTTGAGCAAGCCTGTTCGTCCGTCGGAGCTTATTTCCGTGATTGCCACATTGTGGAAGGCGCAAAAGACGGGCGAAGACATGGGGCTGGTGACACGTTTCACGCTCGATGAACAATGGGCTGGGCGCATTCGCGGCCCGGATGACTTGTACTTCAAGGACACCCGTGTACTGGTGGTTGAAGATAACCAAGTCAACCAAGAGGTGATGGTGGCAATGCTGGATCACTATGGTATTCGCTCTGCTGTCGTCGATAATGGTCGTGATGCTGTTCGCATTATGCGCGAACAGAATTTCGATCTGGTCTTTATGGATTGCCAGATGCCGATTATGGACGGTTACGAAGCCACGCGTACCGTGCGCAAGGAAAAGGGTGGGCAGGACATTAAGATCATCGCCATGACGGCAAATGCCATGAAGGGCGACCGGGAAAAATGTATTGCGGCCGGTATGGATGATTACTTGTCCAAGCCGGTGGTTGAAAAAGATCTTGAGGCGATACTGGCAACCTGGATTGCGGAGGAGAAGCGAACGCAACGCGATAAAAATGGTGATGCGAACGAGGATGCCGGAGTTGTTGGTGCGGCTGGAAATATTGATAGCAATATTCTCGATATGGATGCGATTCGTAAATTGCAATTCATCAGCCGGGAAAAATTCCCGCAAATCGTGACCATGTTCCTGAACAATGCCGATCGCATTATTGGGGAAATTAAAACGGAAGTTGCCGCCGCCATGGATCATGCCGGGGGTGGGAATGGCCATTTTGATACCATCGCCCATCTGGCCCATTCCCTGAAATCCAGCGTAGGGCAGTTGGGGGCCATGGGGCTGTATGACCAGGTCGTAGAAATTGAAACACTGGCCAAAGCCCGTAAACGCGAAGATATTCGCGACCGCATGCCACAGCTTCATCAAACCTTCGCAGACGTGCGGCAGGAACTGGAAAAACTTTTGGCACAAAGCTGATTCCTAAATAAAAAAGCCCGGCACACGCCGGGCTTTTTCGTAATGGTTTTATTTTTTAAAGCGTGTCTTCGCGAACAAATTTCAACGCTTGGTTCTGACATTGGAAGACGCTACGTTTTCCACCGCCGTTATAGTAGGTGTAGTGGCCTTGCGGGACAATCGTTTGTCCGGATTTGCATGATCCACCCAAGCTGCCATCGCCACAGGAAATGCCATTGATCGGACCGCAACCCAGCAAGTTGGCAGGGTCTGAGCAATAGGAGTTTGTCAAACCCGCTTTCAGCGCTGTTTTGAAGTTGCTCGAATCCGCGGCCAGATTGACAACCACCCCTTTCAAGCCGTAGCTGCGAATAAAGTTCGCATAGAAGGCGCTTGTAGAGGGCAGGCCCGCATAGCTGAAGTCTGTTGCCAGAACAATCAGGTTTGCGTTTGCGGCCTTCAATTGCGATGCCAGCGTCGCCGGAGCAACGTGATGGTGTGAAATCGCATCCGTTGCCAAAACGATGTTCAGCGGTCTGTCGGTTTGGCCTTTGAATTCGGCGATCGTCCGGGAAATTGCGTAATATTGCGATTCCTCCCAGTCACCACCATTCCATGCGGTCCATGAAGCAATCTCATTCAAAATTGCGGCCTTGGACGTGGATACATCACGCAGGTTCAGCTCGTTTCGGTAAGGCCAATCGCCTGGCGTACAGAACGTGCAAGACTGGAAGTCGGTAAAGCTGGTCAAACCTACTTTCCATCCCTTGAAGTCGGCATCGTTTAAAACGGCGCTCATGTTGTTTTTCAAGTTTGGCAAGTCATCCCAGTACGAACCGGACAAATCCTGTACCAGAACCATGGCTCCCTCGCTCGACATGGCATTACATGTTTCCATGCTTGCTTTGGCACTGGCCATACAGTTGGGTGACTTCCCACCTTCACCTGTGGCCTGACATGTCCATGCCCATGAACCACCACCGCTCGGAACTTTTGATGGCGTGCCAAAGGCGCAGAGGGAGGCGTGGCTGATTTCGCTGGCGCTGGTATAAGTGCGACCATTGGCCGTACCGCAAACGCCATCAATGACCTGCGTGGCATAGCATTGTGCCGCTGGTTCAATGTCCTTCGGATCGCCCTCACATTCCCAGTGATAGGTTTTCAAACCAGACGCGGAATTGATTTTTTCTACAATTTTCGTAGGCCCGCCGACGACGCACTGGCCATAGGGGACGGCCAGAATGGCGGCTGCATCGGCATAATAGCCCTTATGCGCCGCACCACAATGGCCGGGGGCAGGGAACATTTTCTCTGGCTTTTCGCCTGCGCACAGGGAAACGGTTGTAGGGTAACACGCGCTTTCAACTGCTGTCAGAACAGCAGGCTTGTTCATAATGAATGCGTCCCAATCCGCAAAAGATCCCGGAGGGCCTGCAGGCATCATCAGATCTTCACCGGCGCCGGAATCGCGTTGAATCCATTTCAGGCGGTTGGGCTCGCCAACAGCACCGCGGTCAATATATTCGAGATAGGACGATGCGCCGGTTTGAATGCGGAACATATCGTCGTTTTTGCTGGGGTCCGAATGGGCCCCTATGATTTTCGGCGTTGCAGAATCGTCAAAGACGCAATGCTGTTTGACCGAATATTGATTGCCATTTTCATCCTGTGGGCTTTTCAGGCTGGTAATCCGTCCGCCAACGCATTTTGACTCTGCTGTGGCGCTAACGTGGGTTGCGCCGACGGGCATTGCAGGGACGTAGTATGATATTTCATAGATATCTTGCCCCAGACGCGTGCCAATTTTTTTGTATTTGGGGTCATATCCTTCCTTGCGAAGATCGGCCAGCATATTATTCAAATCGCTGGCGTGGACTTCGGGGTACGTATAGTCAAACGCATCATAGCAGTTTCCGGACAGCGATCCATTTACAACGGTCCATTGTCCTGCGCTACATTCAACAGTCGCGCTGGCTTCGGCCTTGCTTTCCTCGCTTGGGGGAAGGGTGATTTTGATCGTTGTTCCCAAACGGGAATACACGTCAACCGTGGATTTTTTCGTCCCGTCTGTGGGCCTGAATTTATAGTTTTCCTGCTTTTCGGTGTAGGTTTTCACCGGGGATACATCCTGCGCATATGCGACGGATATTGCGCCAGAGAAGACCAATGCGCACCCGGTAACCAGAAGAAGAAAGGAATATGATTGTGCTCTACCCATCACTCAACGTCCCCCACTGACGTTACATCCAAAAAACAAAGATTCTTTTTATACTTAGGGACCATTCTAATCCCTAAATGTTTATCATTTTGTTAATAATGCGGGTGTGTGCCTATTCGTAGAAGAAGACGGAAGCCCTGATTTTCTGGCCTTCCATCTCGGTTCCGGCTTCGACGCGGTCTTCGCTCTTGATCTCTCCCCCGGCTGTGGCGGAGGTTTTACCGGCAAAAACCTGTCCCGAGGCTTTGACCTGGACCGTATCGTCCAGAGAATCCACGGCGACGGTCCCATTGACGTGTAATTTGGCTTTAGGCTGGGCCTCGCCGATGCCGACATTGGCATTGTTTTTGTTGGCAATTTCCAGGCCTGAGGCCGTCGGGGCGGCGACCCAGACGCTGGTTTCGCGTGGATACAGGCTGTAAACCAGACGATCGTCGAAGTGGTTTGCGCTGTTCACATCGTTCATGGTGGCATAGTCAAGATCGGTAAAAACAGCGTCACCGTCACAATTCTCAATATCGGCCGCCCCACCGGTGCAGGCGGTTCCAATGGCGGCTGACAGAAGGCTGCGCGCCCCTTTCCCATCGGGGCCGTGGTTAACCAGTACAAACGGAACGGTCCGCTCCTCACCATTTTTATTGACGATCCGCACGGCGGTGGCATCGGTAAAACCATCCGTTTGCGTCAACGAAGCGGTCACGGCATAGGTCATTTTA
The genomic region above belongs to Micavibrio aeruginosavorus EPB and contains:
- a CDS encoding HU family DNA-binding protein; the encoded protein is MAAKTAAKTAAKAPAKAAKAPAKAPAAAAAKSATAKTTAPTVTLKQIGAELAEKHEMTKKQVNLLMDDLVALLVKNLKKGNRVRMAGLGILQVRKRAARMGRNPATGETIKIPAKKKIAFRAAKELKEAVGK
- a CDS encoding response regulator, with amino-acid sequence MLTIGRICLLALTYYVVGRLGLLLAVPPGYATVFWPASGIALAVVYRYGFAMAPGVFLGAAILNLSIWIPQTPDEQFSRLLTNSLSIGFGSMLQAMVGAFILYRAIGERSRLEQLSHIVKFVAYAGVLVCFVSSTWCVGTFYLTGTVALQNAPFVWWTWYAGDLLGMIVFAPIVTLMLAPNTEVRRKVFVGVPMLLLFTMVMMFFVGVRNWDDKRTQAEFHHDAQLIKTDLETQIHDYMQELQALQSFFNASDAVDRREFEVFTYNAFKRNPGILAMDWMPRVLDSERAEFESLRQKEYPGFHIKAPVGPDLWERSPRRDEYYPIEFIEPDSFNRYIGYDLSANEGRYAAFIRARDSGEAVITSRIKLLPDEESDQYGFLLVLPVYERGAVVTNVVQRRDALMGFVAGGYRFSDTMAPVFNPWEKQGVEVHLVTRESDIEESLYISYDPRDYGPTGSDRVAYETEIPLDVFGKRWVLKVYKSQNYVMAHVNWAIWIALAVGIFFSALCGVFLLFITGYASGIEKIVTRRTEELRMQRQFLELAMAATQDGVWDWDETQRTLWLSPRWKAMLGYRDDEIENSMKGAESVIHPEDLYEWRKRMADYITGRTSEFVGIFRFFHKSGHIQYVLSRAIAERDTTGHVIRIVGAHTDVTEIEQANRNLKKARDEADSANRAKSDFLANMSHEIRTPMNGIIGMTHLLLETKLDSRQRHYAQTVGQSAESLLQIINDILDFSKIEAGKMELENIPFDFQLLCEDVAEMMFVRTQEKGIEFLLSWDPDCPQFMFGDPVRIRQILFNLCGNAIKFTDEGYVLVKVKHLGTRDGHTDLRISVVDTGIGIAKEKQALVFNKFDQADGSTTRRYGGTGLGLTISKQLAELMGGHISLTSEPGVGSTFSIHLTLSVAPRPKSYVRAPELDDFDGTGIRALIIDDNIMSCEIFDTYLSSIGMNVETESNPYNVLSKMERAVDEGRPYGVLIVDYAMPGMDGISLCSLIAQNKKIQGAIAIMATSQPGRTDVERMQRAGIKGYLSKPVRPSELISVIATLWKAQKTGEDMGLVTRFTLDEQWAGRIRGPDDLYFKDTRVLVVEDNQVNQEVMVAMLDHYGIRSAVVDNGRDAVRIMREQNFDLVFMDCQMPIMDGYEATRTVRKEKGGQDIKIIAMTANAMKGDREKCIAAGMDDYLSKPVVEKDLEAILATWIAEEKRTQRDKNGDANEDAGVVGAAGNIDSNILDMDAIRKLQFISREKFPQIVTMFLNNADRIIGEIKTEVAAAMDHAGGGNGHFDTIAHLAHSLKSSVGQLGAMGLYDQVVEIETLAKARKREDIRDRMPQLHQTFADVRQELEKLLAQS
- a CDS encoding type II secretion system protein — its product is MIRTDRLCDTRASQSGFTLIEMAISMMILGFLLSGILHVYTSYKNDKAVREEFQTRERITSALAFYAEQNNRLPCPADPTLTPDNNDFGKEMTTGCPAGSGVVQGMVPVHALNLPYHLAADFFDRKMTYAVTASLTQTDGFTDATAVRIVNKNGEERTVPFVLVNHGPDGKGARSLLSAAIGTACTGGAADIENCDGDAVFTDLDYATMNDVNSANHFDDRLVYSLYPRETSVWVAAPTASGLEIANKNNANVGIGEAQPKAKLHVNGTVAVDSLDDTVQVKASGQVFAGKTSATAGGEIKSEDRVEAGTEMEGQKIRASVFFYE